TTATTTTTTCCAAAGAAGTTTTCAATTTGTCTATTGCGCCAAAAATAGCCTGCTCATGGGTGTTTGCATGGTCGGTAACTGCGATTGGTTTCATACCTGCAAGTCGGGCTTCCATCATGCAGCGTTTATCGTTTAACCCGTCTTTATTGCCATCCTCATCCGAGAGATGAACTTCTACCCTTGTTATGTGTTGACTGAACCTGCTTAGTTCTTCCGATATTAAGGAATTTGACGAAGCAATAAGTTCTTCATTCCCGGTTACATTTTTATCTGTATTAAATTGTATTTTCATTTCTTTTCATTTAATTAATAACGAAATATTGCTGCCAGCCCTGTCTCAGAAGGCATTTTTTCGGGTGGAAGTACCATTACTTGCCCCCCCATCTTTATTACAAGTTCTCCCATATCATCAAGCAGATCATCTACTTTAGGATTTTTCATATCTTTTTTCTGTGTATTTCCTGTCACCAGATTTGTTACCCTGACAGCAATAATCCGGTCGGCTTCAACAATTAGTGTATCAACCCGTCCCTCAACTGCCGCCACAGCAACTTCCTTGTAGTTATCACTACCTTTGCCATTTGCTCTAGCCTGCTCAAACCGCTCGACCAGGGTGTCAAGTTTCAGGCTATACTCCGGTTCCATTATTTCCCAGGCCATTTTTGCAAGTTTATCCGGTGAAACTGATGAAGGATTTATTGCAATTCCTTTGGATAACAACAAAGGATTTTTATTTACCTTTTGAAAAAGGTTATGGTGTTCGGGTAAAGCAGCAAGAATAAGTGGCCAGCCTGAAGGTTTCGAATGATGTTCGTAAATAGCGCTCGCAGCCACACGAAAAAATCTTTCAGCGTCTTTTTCAGTTTCTTCTTTTTTGCCACCTTGACCGTGGTGCATTGGCGTACTTTCACCTCCGATGCCGCCATACGATTCAACTGTCGAATGTTTTTCGGTCAATTCACCACCAAGTGCTTCTGTTATGGTTTTTGGAGTATCCGAAGTGAGTTCAACTTCAGTAAGTGAGTGACGGTTACCTTCAAAAAGACGAATATCATGAAGGGTTAAACCCAAAACGTGGAAATGATCAAGCGATTGCAAATATTGCCGGAGCGGTTTGGTATGGAAGCTATCGGCCACAATTGCCAATTCTTCAACCGATTTATGCAATCCTATAACTTTAAACATTCCTTTTGCACTAAAAACAGCCAGTCCATCTTTAGTATAATTCCAAATATTATTGTCGTTAACAAGAGATTCCAAAGGCTCCAGGTATCTCTCTACCTCATTGACTGAATACTTTTGGAGCA
This Bacteroidota bacterium DNA region includes the following protein-coding sequences:
- a CDS encoding HPF/RaiA family ribosome-associated protein, which translates into the protein MKIQFNTDKNVTGNEELIASSNSLISEELSRFSQHITRVEVHLSDEDGNKDGLNDKRCMMEARLAGMKPIAVTDHANTHEQAIFGAIDKLKTSLEKITGRLKNY